One genomic segment of Natrialbaceae archaeon AArc-T1-2 includes these proteins:
- a CDS encoding DUF7109 family protein, with the protein MDATADELAGLVDLFGGLTRTELERACSEVAYRTDGSSVETPTLEAAIESARSSFALVRYERAVPPAAGDEGTAPDDNGDGVSTEPLLVAGPTAFPSPPDHAEDLPHILDVEPRTIDRERLGERTRDRFARAADEALESGSNDRIRHLLDVSYDLEAWAPIDCTSERARLDDALE; encoded by the coding sequence ATGGACGCGACCGCCGACGAACTCGCCGGCCTGGTCGACCTCTTTGGCGGGTTGACGCGAACGGAACTCGAGCGTGCCTGCTCCGAGGTCGCCTACCGCACCGACGGCAGCTCGGTCGAGACGCCGACGCTCGAGGCGGCGATCGAGTCGGCACGTTCGTCGTTTGCCCTGGTCCGATACGAGCGGGCGGTCCCACCGGCGGCCGGCGACGAGGGGACGGCCCCGGACGACAACGGGGACGGCGTCTCGACCGAGCCGCTTTTGGTCGCGGGTCCGACGGCGTTTCCGTCACCACCCGATCACGCCGAGGACCTGCCACACATCTTAGACGTCGAGCCCCGAACGATCGATCGGGAACGCCTCGGAGAGCGAACCCGCGATCGCTTCGCACGCGCCGCCGACGAGGCGCTCGAATCCGGCTCGAACGACCGTATCCGGCACCTGCTCGACGTGAGCTACGACCTCGAGGCGTGGGCCCCGATCGACTGTACGAGCGAACGAGCCCGTCTCGACGACGCACTCGAGTGA
- a CDS encoding glycosyl transferase family 2 has product MEYIQERIATLHDFGTRPSSVTGPADDVAVVVPMTDREHASLAAERVLSELERFDPAAVYVPVRAAPDRIEPFREWLESFELSLRVLWCNAPAVGDLLVEAGLANGFGKGRDVWLALGPAATACDRVVVHDADARSYEADHVARLVAPLEQGFTFAKGYYARVENDRLYGRLCRLFYEPLVRALTDAHDEPIVDYLESFRYALAGEFAATADLVRRLRPPRAWGLEIATLGDAYAHAGFEGTAQVDLGRHEHDHRSVAGDTGLEGMSREVAAALFRVLEEGGLEPDYETLPGRYRETGRRLIERYRADAAFNGLEYDPAAERDQLARYAEAIEPPGPDRRLPPWTDAPFAPEVVVAAARPAPDE; this is encoded by the coding sequence ATGGAGTACATCCAGGAGCGAATCGCGACGCTTCATGACTTCGGGACGAGGCCGTCCTCGGTCACGGGACCGGCCGACGACGTCGCCGTCGTCGTCCCGATGACCGACCGCGAGCACGCCAGTCTCGCCGCCGAACGCGTGCTCTCGGAACTCGAGCGGTTCGATCCCGCCGCCGTCTACGTCCCCGTCCGTGCCGCCCCCGATCGCATCGAGCCGTTTCGCGAGTGGCTCGAGTCGTTCGAGCTCTCCCTGCGGGTGCTCTGGTGTAACGCGCCGGCCGTCGGGGACCTGCTCGTCGAGGCCGGACTCGCGAACGGGTTCGGCAAGGGGCGAGACGTCTGGCTCGCACTCGGGCCGGCGGCTACTGCCTGTGATCGGGTCGTCGTCCACGACGCGGACGCGAGAAGCTACGAGGCCGACCACGTCGCCCGGCTCGTCGCCCCCCTCGAGCAAGGGTTTACGTTCGCGAAGGGCTACTACGCCCGCGTCGAGAACGACCGGCTCTACGGCCGGCTCTGTCGGCTGTTCTACGAACCGCTCGTGCGGGCACTCACAGACGCTCACGACGAGCCGATCGTCGACTACCTCGAGTCGTTCCGGTACGCACTCGCCGGGGAGTTCGCCGCCACGGCCGACCTCGTCCGACGGCTTCGCCCGCCGCGGGCCTGGGGACTCGAGATCGCCACGCTCGGGGACGCCTACGCTCACGCCGGGTTCGAGGGGACGGCCCAGGTCGATCTCGGCCGTCACGAACACGACCACCGGTCGGTCGCCGGCGACACCGGCCTCGAGGGGATGAGCCGCGAGGTCGCCGCCGCGCTCTTTCGCGTACTCGAGGAGGGCGGACTCGAGCCCGACTACGAGACGTTGCCCGGGCGCTACCGCGAGACGGGCCGGCGACTGATCGAGCGCTACCGGGCCGACGCGGCGTTCAACGGCCTCGAATACGACCCAGCGGCCGAACGGGACCAACTCGCCCGCTACGCCGAGGCGATCGAACCGCCGGGTCCCGACCGACGACTCCCGCCGTGGACGGACGCGCCGTTTGCACCCGAGGTGGTCGTGGCGGCGGCGCGGCCGGCTCCGGACGAGTAG
- a CDS encoding protein-L-isoaspartate O-methyltransferase family protein: MDRAALREDMVDSLEHESKAVLEDDAVGVAMRETPRHEFLADDRQAYADREHERLGTRVLSPSVVARLLQALTPRPGDAVLVVGAGVGYTAAVLAELVGETNVHAVDIARPIVYEARENLARAGYEGVLVDCRDGARGLPEYAPFDRILLEAAAVEPPRTLREQLAPGGRLVFPCGSRRQRLLAIEDDGSREEHGVVAFDPLLVEGEQSGAIERDRTAREDLEFARRRAESRRGWEQDWIEWD; this comes from the coding sequence ATGGACCGTGCGGCACTGCGAGAGGACATGGTCGACAGCCTCGAGCACGAGTCGAAAGCCGTACTCGAGGACGACGCCGTCGGCGTCGCCATGCGCGAGACGCCTCGCCACGAGTTCCTCGCGGACGACCGGCAGGCATACGCAGACCGCGAGCACGAACGTCTCGGCACCCGCGTGCTCTCACCGAGCGTCGTTGCCCGCCTCTTGCAGGCGCTTACGCCCCGTCCGGGCGACGCCGTTCTCGTCGTCGGGGCCGGCGTCGGCTACACCGCCGCGGTGCTCGCCGAACTGGTCGGCGAGACGAACGTCCACGCGGTCGACATCGCGCGACCGATCGTCTACGAGGCCCGAGAGAACCTCGCTCGAGCGGGTTACGAGGGCGTCCTCGTCGACTGCCGGGACGGCGCACGCGGACTCCCGGAGTACGCACCGTTCGATCGGATCCTGCTCGAAGCTGCCGCCGTCGAGCCGCCACGCACACTCCGTGAGCAACTGGCTCCGGGCGGCCGACTCGTCTTCCCGTGCGGGAGCCGCCGCCAGCGACTTCTCGCCATCGAGGACGACGGCTCCCGCGAGGAACACGGCGTCGTCGCGTTCGACCCACTGCTGGTCGAGGGCGAACAGTCCGGTGCGATCGAACGCGATCGCACGGCTCGCGAGGACCTCGAGTTCGCCAGACGACGCGCCGAGTCACGTCGAGGCTGGGAGCAAGACTGGATCGAGTGGGACTAG
- a CDS encoding glycerol dehydrogenase produces the protein MTRLFKSPTAYVQGRGALDELGDHAEPLGESVLLLGDDLVLDLVGDRVRSSLEDAGLEVTLEEFRGEASEAEISRVADVYADSDADVIVGAGGGKAIDTARAVRERTGGALVSLPTIASTDAPTSSVAVIYTEDGEFVEFHVYDDHPDLVMIDTEIVAEAPTRLFRAGIGDALATWFEANAAHRAGAATIFGTRSTRAAQEIANLAYTTLREHGVSAVEAVEEDAVTESVEAVVETNTLLSGLGFESGGLAAAHAVHNGLTQLEATHDALHGEKVAVGTLAQLVLEGRDDAVIEDVASFTAAVGLPVTLAEIGLAEPSREDLEAVAEAACAEEETIHNLPREVTPDDVRDALVSVDAIGRRVRD, from the coding sequence ATGACACGACTGTTCAAATCGCCGACCGCGTACGTACAGGGACGGGGAGCGCTCGACGAACTCGGCGACCACGCCGAGCCACTCGGCGAATCGGTACTGTTACTCGGGGACGATCTGGTTCTCGATCTCGTCGGTGACCGCGTCCGGTCGAGTCTCGAGGACGCGGGGCTTGAAGTGACGCTCGAGGAGTTTCGCGGCGAGGCCTCAGAGGCGGAAATCAGCCGCGTCGCCGACGTCTACGCCGACTCCGACGCGGACGTGATCGTCGGTGCCGGCGGCGGGAAGGCGATCGACACGGCGCGGGCGGTTCGCGAACGAACCGGCGGCGCATTAGTGTCGCTGCCGACGATCGCCTCGACCGACGCCCCGACGAGTTCGGTCGCGGTCATCTACACCGAAGACGGGGAGTTCGTCGAGTTCCACGTCTACGACGACCACCCCGACCTCGTGATGATCGACACCGAGATCGTCGCCGAGGCACCGACCCGGCTGTTCCGTGCGGGAATCGGCGACGCACTGGCGACCTGGTTCGAGGCGAACGCCGCCCACCGGGCCGGTGCGGCGACGATCTTCGGTACGCGCTCGACTCGGGCTGCACAGGAGATCGCGAACCTCGCGTACACGACGCTTCGCGAACACGGCGTCTCGGCCGTCGAGGCCGTCGAGGAAGACGCCGTCACCGAGAGCGTCGAGGCCGTCGTCGAAACGAACACGCTTCTGTCGGGTCTCGGCTTCGAAAGCGGTGGTCTCGCAGCAGCCCACGCCGTTCACAACGGACTGACGCAGCTCGAAGCGACCCACGACGCCCTCCACGGGGAGAAAGTCGCCGTCGGCACGCTGGCCCAGCTCGTCCTCGAGGGGCGAGACGACGCCGTTATCGAGGACGTCGCCTCGTTCACGGCTGCAGTCGGGCTTCCGGTTACACTCGCCGAGATCGGTCTTGCGGAGCCCTCGCGGGAAGACCTCGAGGCCGTCGCCGAAGCGGCGTGTGCCGAGGAAGAAACGATCCACAACCTACCACGGGAGGTGACCCCGGACGACGTTCGCGACGCGCTCGTGAGCGTGGACGCGATCGGTCGCCGGGTGCGCGACTGA
- a CDS encoding YgaP-like transmembrane domain, with the protein MEKNVGGYDRGLRIVVGLVLLVVGLAAVGGAIALGTALAALAVVVGLVLLGTALTRTCPISARLGVDTYHEAADTETETEELGAERPS; encoded by the coding sequence ATGGAGAAAAACGTCGGTGGATACGACCGCGGTCTTCGAATCGTCGTCGGCCTCGTCTTGCTCGTCGTCGGCCTCGCCGCCGTCGGCGGTGCGATCGCACTCGGAACCGCGCTGGCCGCTCTCGCGGTCGTCGTCGGACTGGTACTGCTCGGCACTGCCCTGACCCGGACGTGTCCCATCAGTGCCCGTCTCGGCGTCGACACGTATCACGAAGCTGCGGACACCGAGACCGAAACGGAAGAGCTCGGAGCGGAGCGGCCGAGCTGA
- a CDS encoding NUDIX hydrolase, with translation MVRMNVEPVAAYDPTEIDDQPYDAAVLAPVLDRDGEHYLLFTKRADHLGEHPGQMSFPGGGTEPDDDTLLETALREANEEIGLEAHEVEVVGQLDDIRTVTEYAVTPFVARVPDREYVPDESEVAEVAVLPLSGLLDRRNYESERRDHPYYGDIVIHYFHVDGYTVWGATGRILVQLLELTTDFEAPERLDRDRSRV, from the coding sequence ATGGTACGGATGAACGTAGAGCCGGTCGCGGCGTACGATCCCACCGAGATAGACGACCAACCCTACGACGCAGCCGTCCTCGCGCCGGTTCTCGACCGGGACGGCGAACACTACCTGTTGTTTACGAAACGTGCCGACCACCTCGGGGAACATCCCGGCCAGATGAGTTTTCCGGGCGGCGGTACCGAACCCGACGACGACACGCTGCTCGAGACCGCTCTCAGGGAGGCAAACGAGGAGATCGGCCTCGAAGCCCACGAGGTCGAGGTCGTCGGTCAGCTCGACGACATCCGGACCGTGACCGAGTACGCCGTCACGCCCTTCGTCGCGCGCGTCCCCGATCGGGAGTACGTCCCCGACGAGAGCGAGGTCGCCGAGGTCGCCGTTCTCCCGCTGTCGGGACTGCTCGACCGGAGGAACTACGAGTCCGAACGGCGAGATCACCCCTACTACGGCGACATCGTCATCCACTACTTTCACGTCGACGGCTACACCGTCTGGGGCGCGACGGGTCGCATCCTCGTGCAGTTGCTCGAGCTGACGACCGACTTCGAGGCTCCCGAACGGCTCGACCGGGACCGATCCCGGGTTTGA
- a CDS encoding SHOCT domain-containing protein — MGREYSLTEIFAIKFVLADVVIIMALLFAGPLYAVAITALLLASVFLAWYLTQRVGTRSDRDDAPDASDPVTRLQNRYAAGELSESEFEAKLERLIDANERAERAGVETEELSLERSN, encoded by the coding sequence ATGGGGAGGGAGTACAGCCTCACGGAGATCTTCGCGATCAAGTTCGTGCTCGCGGACGTCGTGATCATCATGGCGTTGCTCTTTGCTGGACCGCTGTATGCCGTCGCCATCACCGCCTTGCTCCTGGCCAGCGTCTTTCTCGCGTGGTATCTCACCCAGCGCGTCGGAACGCGTTCGGACAGGGACGACGCCCCGGACGCATCCGATCCCGTGACGAGACTTCAGAACCGATACGCCGCCGGCGAGCTCTCGGAGTCGGAGTTCGAGGCCAAGCTCGAGCGGTTGATCGACGCCAACGAACGGGCCGAACGGGCAGGAGTAGAGACCGAAGAGCTCTCGCTCGAGCGGTCGAACTGA
- a CDS encoding DUF5788 family protein, with the protein MQPYERKQLLERVEREGATVGAEIPETIEVQGEEIDLRTFVFEIKRRETVPAGERDRVEQAKRNLRRERLERVERIEEGDIDREEGEELARSVIGIDRALNALESLGPTDLEREQQATEAADRKRWMSFLKKALGQDDDASARRGR; encoded by the coding sequence GTGCAACCGTACGAGCGAAAGCAGTTGCTCGAGCGCGTCGAGCGGGAGGGCGCGACCGTCGGCGCGGAGATTCCGGAGACGATCGAGGTCCAGGGCGAGGAGATCGACCTCCGGACGTTCGTCTTCGAGATCAAGCGCCGTGAGACGGTGCCCGCGGGCGAGCGCGACCGCGTCGAGCAGGCCAAGCGGAACCTGCGACGCGAGCGCCTCGAGCGCGTCGAGCGTATCGAAGAGGGCGACATCGACCGCGAGGAGGGCGAGGAACTCGCCAGAAGCGTCATCGGGATCGATCGGGCGCTGAACGCCTTAGAGAGTCTCGGCCCGACCGACCTCGAGCGCGAACAGCAGGCCACGGAGGCCGCCGACAGGAAACGGTGGATGTCCTTCCTCAAGAAGGCGCTCGGCCAGGACGACGACGCGTCCGCACGGAGGGGGCGATGA
- a CDS encoding Mut7-C RNAse domain-containing protein, which translates to MRLLVDLMCGGVVSYLRMCGHDTVYTGDRALEADDAIRDVAREEGRTIVTRDVDLATRAERSILLESRPVEGQLAELAAAGIDLELESEPTYCGACNGDLERVESGSTPEYAPDLAETAVWRCRDCGQHFWKGSHWDRVRETLERVHSSAGTGETDVRES; encoded by the coding sequence ATGCGACTGCTGGTCGACCTCATGTGCGGCGGGGTCGTCTCCTACCTCCGGATGTGTGGTCACGACACCGTCTACACCGGCGACCGCGCCCTCGAGGCAGACGACGCGATCCGCGACGTCGCCCGCGAGGAGGGTCGGACGATCGTCACCCGAGACGTCGACCTCGCGACACGGGCCGAACGCTCGATCCTACTCGAGTCCCGCCCGGTCGAGGGCCAGCTCGCGGAACTCGCCGCGGCGGGGATCGACCTCGAACTCGAGTCCGAACCGACCTACTGTGGGGCGTGCAACGGCGACCTCGAGCGCGTCGAGAGCGGCTCGACGCCGGAGTACGCACCCGACCTCGCCGAAACAGCCGTCTGGCGGTGTCGGGACTGCGGCCAGCACTTCTGGAAGGGGAGCCACTGGGACCGGGTCCGGGAAACGCTCGAGCGGGTACACTCGAGCGCCGGTACCGGCGAGACCGACGTTCGGGAATCGTAA
- the polX gene encoding DNA polymerase/3'-5' exonuclease PolX has translation MTTNAELAARLEAFADLLEADDVEYKPRAYRRAAENVAAYPVPIADHVASDDREAIENIDGVGEAIAAKLIEYVETGEIEELEELRAELPVEMADLTRIEGVGPKTVGTLYRELGIETLDDLEEAAEAGEIQEVKGFGPKTEQNILENLEFAREVGTRQLLGEARPLADDVLAYLEGLEAVERCAVAGSIRRWRATIGDVDALAATDRGEAVVEALLEWDAVDSEIESGPAKASVRVGEMRVDLRVVSPEEFGSALQYFTGSKDHNVRLRNYAIERGMKLNEYGAFDVSDVADHEAGQRVGDRVAGETEAGMYEALGLPWIPPELREDRGEIDAAERDALPDLLERADVRGDLHTHTEWSDGNNTIAEMVAAAEKRGYDYFCIADHAEGPGVVGGVGLSEDEILEQVEEIRTVDENSDLEVFAGIEANVDADGEIGLSADVIDALDLVVASPHSGLGQDASTATERLVRAIENRAVDVLGHPSGRLLNRREGLSFDAGVLAEVAADHETALEVNGNPRRLDLWGSAVQAAVDEGATIAINTDAHRPATLEYMRWGVHTARRGWAEADDVMNTWPIEKLQAFLH, from the coding sequence ATGACGACCAACGCCGAACTCGCCGCCCGGCTCGAGGCGTTCGCGGACTTGCTCGAGGCCGACGACGTCGAGTACAAACCCCGGGCCTATCGCCGGGCGGCCGAGAACGTGGCCGCCTACCCGGTGCCGATCGCCGATCACGTCGCGTCGGACGATCGCGAGGCGATCGAGAACATCGACGGCGTCGGCGAGGCCATCGCCGCAAAGCTGATCGAGTACGTCGAGACGGGCGAGATCGAGGAACTCGAGGAGCTGCGCGCGGAGCTACCGGTCGAGATGGCCGATCTCACCCGAATCGAGGGCGTCGGCCCAAAGACCGTCGGGACACTCTATCGCGAACTCGGGATCGAGACGCTCGACGACCTCGAGGAGGCCGCCGAGGCCGGCGAGATCCAGGAGGTCAAGGGGTTCGGCCCGAAGACCGAGCAAAACATTCTGGAGAACCTCGAGTTCGCCCGCGAGGTCGGCACTCGCCAGCTACTCGGAGAGGCCCGGCCGCTGGCCGACGACGTGCTCGCGTACCTCGAGGGCCTCGAGGCCGTCGAGCGCTGTGCGGTGGCGGGCTCGATCCGTCGCTGGCGGGCGACGATCGGGGACGTCGACGCCCTGGCAGCGACCGACCGCGGGGAGGCGGTCGTCGAGGCACTCCTCGAGTGGGACGCCGTCGACAGCGAGATCGAGTCCGGGCCGGCGAAAGCGAGTGTCAGGGTCGGCGAGATGCGGGTCGATCTCCGGGTCGTCTCCCCCGAGGAGTTCGGCTCGGCGCTGCAGTACTTCACGGGGAGCAAAGACCACAACGTCCGGCTGCGGAACTACGCGATCGAACGGGGAATGAAGCTCAACGAGTACGGCGCCTTCGACGTCTCGGACGTCGCGGATCACGAGGCGGGCCAGCGCGTCGGCGACCGCGTCGCCGGCGAGACCGAGGCAGGCATGTACGAGGCACTCGGCCTGCCGTGGATTCCACCCGAGTTACGCGAGGACCGCGGCGAGATCGACGCGGCCGAACGCGACGCGTTGCCGGACCTGCTCGAGCGGGCGGACGTCCGTGGCGACCTCCACACCCACACCGAGTGGTCCGACGGCAACAACACGATCGCGGAGATGGTCGCTGCCGCCGAGAAACGGGGCTACGACTACTTCTGTATCGCCGACCACGCCGAGGGGCCGGGCGTCGTCGGCGGCGTGGGGCTCTCGGAGGACGAGATTCTCGAGCAGGTCGAGGAGATCCGGACCGTCGACGAGAACTCCGACCTCGAGGTGTTCGCCGGTATCGAGGCGAACGTCGACGCCGACGGCGAGATCGGCCTCTCGGCGGACGTGATCGACGCGCTCGACCTGGTCGTCGCCTCGCCACACAGCGGCCTCGGTCAGGACGCCTCGACGGCCACGGAACGGCTCGTCCGGGCGATCGAGAACCGCGCCGTCGACGTGCTCGGCCATCCCAGCGGGCGGCTGCTCAACCGCCGGGAGGGACTCTCCTTCGACGCGGGCGTCCTCGCCGAGGTCGCCGCCGACCACGAGACGGCCCTCGAGGTCAACGGCAATCCGCGCCGGCTCGACCTCTGGGGCAGTGCCGTCCAGGCGGCCGTAGACGAGGGGGCGACGATCGCGATCAACACCGACGCTCACCGGCCAGCGACGCTCGAGTACATGCGCTGGGGCGTTCACACCGCCCGCCGGGGGTGGGCCGAGGCCGACGACGTGATGAACACGTGGCCGATCGAGAAGTTGCAGGCGTTTCTCCACTGA
- a CDS encoding proteasome assembly chaperone family protein, protein MSDQSTAASFEQVCEIESAKPTLVEGLPGHGLVASIAVDQITDQLELDHCGNIASEDFPPVVTFEDGLVQDLVRVYAGSDPDVMTLESDLALPPTAFEPLTECVLEDLAEDFGRAIFLAGAPAETEAEIGEVTGVATTEPIKDDLVEAGVSVPDDPGLVGGITGALVRKCYQADVPAALLIVRSHPFLPDPRAAKSVIENALEPLVEFDIDTTQLEEQAEEIQQRMQQVAQQYQQMAEEQGAQQQQSPTGMFQ, encoded by the coding sequence ATGAGCGATCAGTCAACCGCGGCATCGTTCGAACAGGTCTGTGAGATCGAATCGGCGAAACCGACGCTCGTCGAGGGGCTGCCGGGACACGGTCTGGTCGCGTCGATCGCCGTCGATCAGATCACGGACCAGCTCGAGCTCGATCACTGCGGGAACATCGCTTCCGAGGATTTCCCGCCGGTAGTGACGTTCGAGGACGGCCTCGTTCAAGATCTCGTTCGCGTCTACGCCGGATCGGACCCGGACGTGATGACCCTCGAGAGCGACCTCGCGCTCCCGCCGACGGCGTTCGAACCGCTCACGGAGTGTGTCCTCGAGGATCTCGCAGAGGACTTCGGTCGCGCCATCTTCCTCGCGGGCGCGCCAGCCGAGACCGAAGCGGAGATCGGCGAGGTCACCGGCGTCGCGACGACCGAGCCGATCAAGGACGATCTCGTCGAGGCTGGCGTCTCGGTGCCGGACGATCCGGGACTGGTCGGCGGGATCACCGGCGCGCTCGTCCGAAAGTGCTATCAGGCCGACGTTCCGGCCGCGTTGCTGATCGTCCGATCGCACCCGTTCCTTCCCGATCCGCGGGCGGCCAAGTCCGTGATCGAGAACGCCCTCGAGCCGCTCGTCGAGTTCGATATCGACACGACACAGCTCGAAGAACAGGCCGAAGAGATCCAGCAACGCATGCAACAGGTGGCACAGCAGTACCAGCAGATGGCCGAAGAACAGGGCGCCCAGCAACAACAGTCTCCGACGGGAATGTTCCAGTAA
- a CDS encoding PRC-barrel domain-containing protein: MDDTPQEITSLVGREVYSNNGVFVGEIEDLRLDLDGEAVTGLALGELNPELFGSNVDQARGIIVPYRWVRAAGDIILINDVVERVRDPDEEETEIVA, translated from the coding sequence ATGGACGACACACCCCAGGAGATTACGTCGCTCGTCGGTCGAGAAGTCTACTCGAACAACGGGGTCTTCGTCGGCGAGATCGAAGACCTGCGACTCGACTTAGACGGCGAAGCGGTCACCGGACTCGCACTCGGCGAGTTGAACCCCGAACTGTTCGGATCGAACGTCGACCAGGCACGTGGCATCATCGTTCCGTACCGGTGGGTTCGTGCTGCCGGCGACATTATTCTGATCAACGACGTGGTCGAACGCGTTCGCGATCCGGACGAAGAGGAAACCGAGATCGTCGCGTGA
- the dnaJ gene encoding molecular chaperone DnaJ translates to MSEDFYDVLGVSPDASAEEIKQAYREKATEYHPDVSDDPDAEEKFKKIQKAKQVLTDEEKREAYDRMGHDRYEQAEKHGFDAGDAGQGGGPFGGMGGGGMGGGGGGLGDIFEQVFGGGGRGRGRSRPRKGRDLRTELHIDLEEAYDGAEKQFTVERPEECATCNGMGHPPEADSRTCPECQGRGQVTQVQQTPLGRVQQTTTCPRCEGEGTLYSETCSDCRGEGYVREEATLSIEVPAGIDDGQTLRMEGEGAPSPDGGPHGDLLIDVSIADHDEFDREGADLYYRLPISFPQAVFGDTVEVPTLDSAVEFEIPDGTQSGERFRLEGKGMPRLQRRSHGDLYVTVQVVTPESLNAEQREALEAFAEAGGEEIEVSEGFFDRLKSTF, encoded by the coding sequence ATGAGCGAGGACTTCTACGACGTGCTCGGCGTGAGTCCGGACGCGTCGGCCGAGGAGATCAAACAGGCCTACCGAGAGAAGGCTACCGAGTACCATCCGGACGTCAGCGACGACCCCGACGCCGAAGAGAAGTTCAAGAAGATCCAGAAGGCAAAGCAGGTTCTGACCGACGAGGAGAAACGGGAAGCCTACGACCGGATGGGCCACGACCGGTACGAACAGGCCGAAAAGCACGGCTTCGACGCCGGCGACGCCGGCCAGGGCGGCGGCCCGTTCGGCGGCATGGGTGGTGGCGGCATGGGCGGCGGTGGCGGCGGCCTCGGGGACATCTTCGAGCAGGTCTTCGGCGGCGGTGGCCGCGGGCGTGGCCGATCGCGACCACGGAAGGGTCGTGACCTCCGGACCGAACTCCACATCGATCTCGAGGAGGCCTACGACGGCGCAGAGAAGCAGTTCACCGTCGAACGACCGGAGGAGTGTGCGACGTGCAACGGCATGGGTCATCCGCCCGAGGCCGACTCCCGGACCTGTCCCGAGTGTCAGGGTCGGGGCCAGGTCACCCAGGTCCAGCAGACGCCGCTTGGCCGCGTCCAGCAGACGACGACCTGTCCGCGCTGTGAGGGCGAGGGGACGCTGTATTCCGAGACCTGCAGCGACTGTCGCGGCGAGGGCTACGTCCGCGAGGAGGCGACGCTGTCGATCGAGGTACCCGCGGGAATCGACGACGGCCAGACGTTACGGATGGAAGGCGAGGGCGCACCAAGTCCCGACGGCGGCCCCCACGGCGACTTGCTGATCGACGTCTCGATCGCAGACCACGACGAGTTCGACCGCGAGGGGGCCGACCTCTACTACCGGCTGCCGATCTCGTTCCCGCAGGCCGTCTTCGGCGACACCGTCGAGGTGCCCACGCTGGACAGCGCAGTCGAGTTCGAGATCCCCGATGGCACCCAAAGCGGCGAGCGGTTCCGCCTCGAGGGCAAGGGGATGCCCCGGCTCCAGCGGCGCAGTCATGGCGACCTCTACGTGACGGTCCAGGTCGTCACCCCCGAGAGCCTAAACGCCGAACAGCGCGAGGCGCTCGAGGCCTTCGCCGAGGCCGGCGGGGAGGAGATCGAGGTCAGCGAGGGCTTCTTCGATCGGCTGAAGTCGACCTTCTAG